One genomic region from Bacteroidota bacterium encodes:
- a CDS encoding UPF0175 family protein, whose protein sequence is MKVLTLSIPDSLEFDNAQLAMFFAAELYKQGKLSLGQAAEIAGVSKRVFIEIIGRYNVSVFNSKVADLSNDVLNA, encoded by the coding sequence ATGAAAGTATTAACACTTAGTATTCCTGACAGTTTAGAATTTGACAACGCTCAGTTGGCAATGTTTTTTGCAGCGGAGTTGTATAAACAAGGTAAACTTTCTCTTGGGCAGGCTGCTGAAATTGCAGGCGTAAGCAAACGCGTATTTATCGAGATAATCGGTCGCTATAACGTATCTGTTTTTAATTCCAAAGTTGCTGACCTTTCCAATGATGTTTTGAATGCATAA